One window of Dyadobacter sandarakinus genomic DNA carries:
- a CDS encoding aminotransferase-like domain-containing protein: MSSPVEIPFPSIVRIERDGASPVFLQIARQMINAIQRGVLRTGVRLPGTRTLAELLDVHRKTVVAAYQELDAQGWIELVPNKGTFVAHRLPGQEDSPAGFGAELLSGYPRTAGFAFEQSMLLDRPVTLSRAGLEFTDGLPDVRLAPLGKLAKAYSSVLRRGNNRKFLGYSHVEGNSYFREKMADYLNNTRGLHIGTDNILTTRGIQMGIYLASMLLLRSGDNVVVGNLSYYVANMIFQQAGANILQVPVDEEGISIEAVRALCEMRQIRMLYITPHHHYPTTVTLSAERRMALLSLSVQYGFVILEDDHDYDFHYHSSPVLPLASADRAGMVVYVGSFCKAIAPGLRSGYLVAPANLIHELGKMRRIIDRQGDLLMEQALGELLDEGEIQRHIKKATKVYHSRRDHLQKLLDEQLSPFLRFTTPPGGLAVWTEWRKDISLMRVSRECSRYGLHLPQTLLFQNEGLSGARLGFGNLNEEELGNAVEILNTVLSKAGYVH, from the coding sequence ATGAGTAGTCCGGTTGAAATTCCCTTTCCATCCATCGTACGCATTGAGCGCGACGGAGCCTCACCTGTTTTCCTGCAAATAGCCCGCCAGATGATCAATGCCATCCAGCGCGGTGTGCTGCGCACGGGTGTCAGGCTGCCGGGTACCCGGACATTGGCAGAGCTGCTGGATGTGCACCGGAAAACCGTGGTAGCCGCCTACCAGGAACTGGATGCGCAGGGTTGGATAGAGCTCGTTCCCAACAAGGGAACTTTCGTGGCGCACCGGCTGCCGGGGCAGGAGGACAGTCCTGCCGGTTTTGGTGCCGAGCTGCTTTCCGGCTACCCGCGTACTGCCGGGTTTGCATTTGAGCAAAGTATGCTGCTCGACCGTCCGGTTACACTTTCGCGCGCCGGTCTTGAATTTACCGACGGACTGCCCGACGTACGCCTTGCTCCGCTCGGAAAGCTCGCCAAGGCATATTCCAGCGTGCTGAGGCGGGGAAATAACCGCAAGTTCCTGGGCTACTCGCATGTGGAAGGTAACAGCTATTTCAGGGAAAAAATGGCTGATTACCTGAACAATACACGCGGGCTGCACATTGGCACTGATAATATTCTTACCACCCGCGGCATTCAGATGGGCATTTACCTGGCATCCATGCTGCTGCTGAGAAGTGGCGACAATGTGGTGGTGGGAAACCTGAGCTACTATGTGGCCAATATGATTTTCCAGCAGGCCGGCGCCAACATCTTGCAGGTACCTGTGGATGAAGAAGGTATTTCAATCGAGGCTGTACGTGCATTGTGCGAAATGCGGCAGATCCGCATGCTGTACATTACGCCGCATCATCATTATCCCACTACAGTCACGCTGAGTGCCGAGCGGCGCATGGCATTGCTCAGCCTGTCGGTGCAGTACGGGTTTGTGATCCTGGAAGACGATCATGATTATGATTTTCACTATCATAGCAGTCCGGTACTGCCGTTGGCCAGTGCGGACCGGGCTGGAATGGTGGTGTACGTGGGCTCGTTTTGCAAGGCCATTGCACCCGGGCTGCGCTCGGGGTACCTGGTAGCCCCGGCCAATCTGATCCATGAGCTGGGCAAAATGCGCAGGATCATCGACCGGCAGGGTGACCTGCTGATGGAGCAGGCTCTGGGCGAACTGCTGGACGAAGGTGAAATTCAGCGCCACATCAAAAAAGCCACCAAAGTGTATCATTCCCGGAGAGATCATTTGCAAAAGCTTCTGGATGAGCAGCTATCCCCTTTTTTGCGGTTTACAACCCCGCCTGGCGGACTGGCTGTGTGGACGGAGTGGCGAAAGGATATCAGCCTGATGCGGGTGAGCCGTGAATGCTCCCGATACGGGCTGCATCTGCCGCAGACATTGCTGTTTCAGAATGAAGGATTAAGCGGTGCAAGGCTGGGATTTGGAAACCTGAATGAGGAGGAGCTGGGTAATGCAGTCGAAATCCTGAATACTGTGCTCTCGAAGGCAGGATATGTACACTAG
- a CDS encoding D-arabinono-1,4-lactone oxidase, translating into MKKRTFIKLTSALMSAPLLSPLTSWAVAGKLKNWAGNLEYSTERLDAVSSQAEVQQALKKYERLKVLGTRHCFNDIADTKDQFISLVNAEEQISIDEKKKTVTVNAGIKYGRLSPYLDKKGFALHNLASLPHISVAGACITATHGSGEKNGNLATAVSALEMVTADGSVVQLSREKDGERFKASVVNLGALGVITKVTLDLQPAFQMRQYVYENLPLSQLSAHFDEIQNAGYSVSLFTNWATDDIAEIWIKQKLNSSAVPKVLPQTEFFGARLATRDMHPIPELSAENCTPQMGVPGPWYERMPHFKMGFTPSSGVELQSEYFVPRKHAVDAIMAVARLGRQVSPHLLTSEIRTIAADDLWLSPCYKQDSVAIHFTWKQEWDAVSKLLPVIEKELAPFGVRPHWGKLFSVSGTALAAQYEQLEAFRQIAREYDPKGKFRNAFLDRNVFA; encoded by the coding sequence ATGAAAAAAAGAACTTTTATAAAACTTACGTCAGCACTCATGTCTGCACCCCTATTATCGCCACTTACCAGCTGGGCTGTTGCCGGGAAACTTAAAAACTGGGCAGGGAACCTGGAATACAGTACCGAGCGGCTGGATGCCGTGAGCTCGCAAGCGGAAGTTCAGCAGGCCCTGAAAAAGTACGAGCGCCTCAAAGTGCTGGGAACCCGGCATTGCTTCAATGATATAGCGGATACGAAAGATCAGTTTATCTCCCTCGTGAATGCGGAAGAGCAGATTTCCATTGATGAAAAAAAGAAAACGGTGACTGTCAATGCCGGTATCAAATATGGCCGGCTGAGCCCGTACCTGGATAAAAAAGGATTTGCATTGCACAACCTGGCCTCGCTCCCGCACATTTCGGTAGCGGGCGCGTGCATTACGGCTACGCATGGGTCGGGCGAAAAAAACGGAAACCTGGCGACGGCAGTCTCGGCCCTGGAAATGGTGACGGCAGACGGCAGCGTGGTACAGCTGAGCCGGGAAAAGGATGGAGAGCGGTTTAAGGCTTCGGTAGTAAACCTGGGGGCATTGGGCGTCATTACGAAAGTAACGCTGGATCTTCAGCCTGCATTTCAAATGCGTCAGTATGTATATGAAAATCTGCCGCTAAGCCAGCTCAGCGCCCATTTTGATGAAATTCAGAATGCCGGGTACAGTGTGAGCCTGTTTACCAACTGGGCAACGGATGATATTGCTGAAATCTGGATTAAACAAAAGCTGAACAGCTCTGCAGTTCCCAAAGTACTGCCGCAAACCGAGTTTTTCGGGGCCAGGCTGGCTACCAGAGATATGCACCCCATCCCGGAACTGTCTGCTGAGAACTGCACACCGCAAATGGGCGTGCCGGGGCCGTGGTACGAGCGTATGCCGCATTTTAAAATGGGCTTTACGCCCAGCAGCGGGGTGGAGCTGCAATCCGAATATTTTGTGCCCCGGAAACATGCCGTGGATGCAATAATGGCGGTAGCCAGGTTGGGCAGGCAGGTAAGTCCGCATCTGCTGACGTCCGAAATTCGGACGATCGCTGCGGATGACCTGTGGCTGAGTCCCTGCTATAAACAGGATTCTGTTGCAATTCACTTTACCTGGAAGCAGGAGTGGGATGCGGTGAGCAAGCTGCTGCCGGTGATAGAAAAGGAGCTGGCACCTTTTGGGGTGCGGCCGCACTGGGGCAAGTTGTTTTCTGTTTCAGGCACTGCGCTTGCTGCACAGTACGAACAGCTGGAAGCCTTCCGGCAGATTGCCAGGGAATACGATCCCAAAGGCAAGTTCCGCAATGCCTTTCTGGACAGGAATGTATTTGCCTGA
- a CDS encoding type II toxin-antitoxin system VapC family toxin: protein MIYFDTDVIIHAIVEQDAQKRAYSSQLLSEAFASDTFAISTLTIQEVGLALSKLGLGQDEVAAYLNFFGTLRVFSVTREQLARAVVLAHAVGFKNINDCVHTAVAESRGCTMLCTYNKSDFKRIQNLTQLPVTIL from the coding sequence GTGATTTACTTTGACACCGATGTAATCATCCATGCGATTGTTGAACAGGATGCTCAAAAGCGCGCTTACTCTTCGCAACTTCTGTCAGAAGCATTTGCCTCAGATACGTTTGCTATTTCTACCCTGACGATACAGGAAGTAGGGCTTGCACTTTCCAAACTTGGTTTGGGGCAGGATGAAGTAGCTGCATATCTTAACTTTTTTGGAACACTGCGGGTGTTTTCGGTAACCAGGGAACAGCTTGCCAGAGCAGTAGTACTGGCGCATGCAGTTGGTTTCAAGAACATCAATGATTGCGTTCACACGGCTGTGGCGGAAAGTCGCGGATGTACGATGCTTTGCACTTACAATAAGTCCGACTTTAAACGCATACAAAATCTCACACAGCTACCCGTGACTATCTTGTAA
- a CDS encoding TetR family transcriptional regulator C-terminal domain-containing protein: MATRIKEIPAGARELTDEVIIEHFMHYCLENHKRPESVYLFCKQFGIAEKEFYQHFSSLDAVEKSVFVSFHQAAVNLMEQSGDAAGTTFQEKLLTYYYTLFEILTANRSYVVFALKEERNKLNSLMKLKEFRRHFKAFVHNISQGYLKVRSERIRKVQQDALEEGAWVQLLVTLQFWLEDESVGFEKTDLFIEKSLRATFDLIDTSPLESVIDFGKFIFKEKLR; the protein is encoded by the coding sequence ATGGCTACTAGAATCAAAGAAATCCCGGCAGGGGCGCGTGAGCTTACCGATGAGGTGATCATCGAGCATTTTATGCACTACTGCCTCGAAAATCATAAAAGACCTGAGTCGGTATACCTCTTCTGCAAGCAGTTCGGCATTGCGGAAAAAGAGTTTTATCAGCATTTTTCATCCCTTGATGCGGTTGAAAAAAGCGTTTTTGTGAGTTTTCACCAGGCGGCTGTCAACCTGATGGAACAAAGCGGCGATGCCGCCGGCACTACGTTCCAGGAAAAGCTGCTGACCTACTACTACACTCTTTTCGAAATCCTGACTGCCAACCGCAGCTACGTGGTATTTGCATTGAAGGAAGAAAGAAACAAGCTCAACAGCCTGATGAAGCTAAAAGAGTTCAGAAGGCATTTCAAGGCTTTTGTTCACAATATCAGCCAGGGATACCTGAAAGTACGCAGTGAGCGGATCCGGAAGGTGCAGCAGGATGCGCTCGAAGAAGGCGCCTGGGTACAGCTGCTTGTGACATTGCAGTTCTGGCTGGAAGATGAGTCCGTGGGTTTTGAAAAAACAGACCTTTTCATTGAAAAATCGCTTCGTGCTACCTTCGATCTCATTGATACAAGTCCGCTGGAGAGTGTAATTGATTTTGGTAAATTCATTTTTAAAGAAAAACTACGCTGA
- a CDS encoding ABC1 kinase family protein, with translation METIDSIPTSKIQRASRLISTGVKIGGNYLKYYGEKITNPENARDNLNSNNAEDIYDGLKSLKGSALKLAQMLSMEKNFLPQAYVEKFSLSQFSVPPLSAPLVTRTFRKYFGKSPLDLFDSFNPNAINAASIGQVHHATAGGRELAVKIQYPGVAESISTDLALVKPIAMKMFNIPSKDSDKYFREVETKLTEETNYILELAQSNEIAQACAHIPGLKFPQYYPELSCERVITMDWMQGQHLSEFCKTNKDQRLADKVGQALWDFYMYQVHVLRKVHADPHPGNFLVDKDHNLIAIDFGCIKEIPEAFYEPYFELAEPEKRDDAANFHARLAELEILTERDTPQETVYFSNLFKEILSLLTQPFQAESFDFADEAFFGKLAALGEKYANDKELRKMNMNRGSKHFIYINRTFFGLFSLLHDLKANIATQQLVS, from the coding sequence ATGGAGACGATTGACAGTATTCCCACCTCCAAAATCCAGCGTGCATCGAGGCTTATTTCAACAGGCGTGAAGATCGGGGGTAATTACCTGAAGTATTACGGGGAGAAAATCACGAACCCGGAAAATGCTCGCGACAACCTCAACAGTAACAATGCCGAAGATATTTACGACGGACTGAAAAGTCTGAAAGGCAGTGCATTGAAGCTGGCCCAGATGCTGAGTATGGAGAAGAACTTTCTTCCGCAGGCTTATGTGGAAAAGTTTTCGTTGTCGCAGTTTTCTGTTCCGCCATTATCTGCTCCGCTGGTTACGCGTACTTTCCGCAAGTATTTCGGAAAGTCGCCGCTGGACCTTTTTGATAGTTTCAATCCCAATGCAATCAATGCAGCCAGTATTGGACAGGTACACCATGCTACTGCCGGCGGGCGCGAGCTGGCCGTCAAGATCCAGTATCCGGGAGTGGCGGAAAGTATTTCGACGGATCTGGCACTGGTAAAACCTATTGCCATGAAGATGTTCAACATCCCGTCCAAGGATTCGGACAAGTATTTCAGGGAGGTTGAAACCAAGCTTACCGAGGAGACCAACTACATTCTTGAACTGGCGCAAAGCAATGAAATTGCTCAGGCCTGCGCGCACATTCCCGGACTGAAATTTCCGCAATACTATCCGGAGCTCTCCTGTGAAAGGGTGATCACCATGGACTGGATGCAGGGGCAGCATTTATCTGAATTTTGTAAAACGAATAAAGACCAGCGGCTTGCCGATAAGGTAGGGCAGGCGCTCTGGGATTTTTACATGTACCAGGTTCATGTGCTGCGTAAAGTGCATGCGGATCCGCATCCCGGAAATTTCCTGGTGGATAAGGATCATAACCTGATTGCGATTGATTTTGGCTGTATCAAGGAAATTCCGGAGGCTTTTTATGAGCCTTACTTTGAACTTGCAGAGCCTGAAAAGCGCGATGATGCAGCTAATTTCCATGCAAGGCTCGCAGAGCTGGAAATCCTGACGGAGCGTGATACACCACAGGAGACCGTGTACTTTTCCAACTTGTTCAAAGAAATACTATCCCTGCTGACACAGCCTTTTCAAGCCGAATCCTTTGACTTTGCGGACGAGGCATTTTTTGGAAAACTGGCGGCTTTGGGTGAGAAGTATGCCAATGATAAGGAGCTGCGCAAGATGAACATGAACCGCGGTTCAAAACATTTTATTTACATCAACCGTACTTTCTTCGGCTTGTTCAGCCTGCTGCACGACCTGAAAGCCAATATCGCGACCCAGCAGCTGGTGAGCTAG
- a CDS encoding AI-2E family transporter — MTLRENPFYHQLALSLLSIALIMLALYLGSDILVPLALAGLIAVLLRPVERWLTGLGVPKIVAISLAVTLAVLIVSAVTVVLSMQVADFSDEWPKLKRNINEFYRDARRWIRREYSVSYRQQEQYLKNTQTKTLEKFQGVETLGAVTGPLATLILVPIYTFLLLYYRAMLLHFTVVLFAEEHKSKVLEVLGEIKSIIQSYMVGLLLETTAVAVLNSVGLLVLHVQYAILLGIMAAILNLIPYIGGLVATVLAVMVTFISHPELNIILGVVGVFIAVQFVDNNILVPLIVASKVKINALVSILGVLIGGALAGFAGMFLSIPAIAMMKAIFDRVEGLKAWGILLGDQTPKEATTSIFKFRDKKSRDKNEEGRSD; from the coding sequence TTGACCCTTCGCGAAAATCCCTTTTACCACCAGCTGGCCTTGTCGCTCCTGTCGATTGCCCTCATCATGCTGGCATTGTACCTCGGGAGCGATATTCTGGTGCCGCTTGCCCTGGCCGGCCTCATTGCTGTACTCCTGCGGCCCGTGGAGCGCTGGCTGACCGGACTTGGGGTACCCAAAATCGTCGCTATCAGCCTGGCTGTAACGCTGGCCGTGCTCATTGTTTCGGCAGTTACCGTAGTATTATCCATGCAAGTGGCCGACTTTTCGGACGAGTGGCCGAAGCTGAAAAGGAATATCAATGAATTTTACAGGGATGCCCGGCGATGGATACGGCGGGAATATAGTGTCAGCTACCGCCAGCAGGAGCAGTATTTGAAAAATACCCAGACCAAAACACTGGAAAAGTTTCAGGGTGTGGAAACACTTGGCGCTGTTACCGGGCCGCTTGCCACGCTGATCCTTGTGCCTATTTATACATTTCTGCTCCTTTATTACCGCGCCATGCTGCTGCATTTTACGGTCGTGTTGTTTGCCGAAGAACATAAGTCCAAAGTGCTGGAAGTACTGGGCGAAATCAAATCCATTATCCAGAGCTACATGGTGGGACTATTGCTCGAAACTACCGCCGTAGCAGTGCTGAACTCGGTAGGACTGCTTGTTCTCCATGTACAGTATGCAATATTGCTCGGCATTATGGCGGCTATCCTCAACCTGATACCCTACATTGGCGGACTGGTTGCTACCGTGCTGGCTGTCATGGTCACCTTCATCAGCCACCCGGAGCTCAACATCATCCTGGGTGTAGTAGGCGTATTTATTGCAGTACAATTCGTCGACAATAACATCCTTGTACCTCTGATTGTCGCCTCCAAGGTGAAGATCAATGCATTGGTTTCCATACTCGGCGTGCTGATTGGCGGAGCGCTGGCGGGCTTTGCGGGCATGTTCCTGTCTATTCCGGCGATTGCCATGATGAAAGCGATTTTCGACCGGGTCGAGGGGCTCAAAGCCTGGGGTATACTCCTCGGCGACCAGACCCCCAAGGAAGCCACTACCAGTATTTTCAAATTCAGGGATAAAAAGAGCAGGGATAAAAACGAAGAAGGCAGGTCCGACTAG
- a CDS encoding cryptochrome/photolyase family protein has translation MTEITLLFPHQLFQDNPAVAADREIWLIEEPLYFQQFKFHKQKIRHHRATMQFYKDYLEKHKYRVTYIEAHDPHADVRKLVPHLKTKDVAHIHYVDLTDDWLSRRLTRTAQQAGLELSEYPTPMFINSREDLEMYFMNKKRYFQADFYTYQRQKQKILVDENGEPEGGRWSFDTENRLKYPRKKSPPDIHFPAETVFIKEAEEYVEKHFSDHYGNLSAEVRFPISFSQSKKWLSNFLESRLSEFGAYEDAMVTSQHFLHHSVLTPMLNTGLITPRLVVSEILEFSRKHNIPLNSTEGFIRQIIGWREFMHGVYEFKGRRERTTNYWKFTRKLPESFWTGETGIEPVDVVIKKVLETGYCHHIERLMVMGNFMLLCEIDPDDVYRWFMELFIDAYDWVMVPNVYGMSQFADGGLMATKPYISSSNYLLKMGDFSRGEWTHVWDGLFWRFMDKHRKFFMKNPRLGMLIGTFDNMPDEKQQEHLARAEDFLKQLDQAAK, from the coding sequence ATGACCGAAATTACGCTTTTGTTTCCGCACCAGCTATTCCAGGACAATCCGGCGGTCGCGGCCGACCGCGAAATCTGGCTGATTGAAGAGCCTTTGTACTTCCAACAGTTTAAGTTTCACAAACAGAAAATCAGGCATCACCGGGCTACCATGCAGTTTTACAAGGATTATCTTGAAAAACACAAGTACCGGGTGACCTACATAGAGGCACACGACCCGCATGCGGATGTTCGCAAGCTGGTTCCTCACCTGAAAACCAAGGATGTCGCCCACATCCACTATGTTGACCTTACCGACGACTGGCTCAGCCGGCGACTGACCCGTACGGCGCAGCAGGCAGGACTGGAACTTTCCGAGTATCCGACGCCCATGTTTATCAACTCGCGGGAAGACCTGGAAATGTATTTCATGAACAAAAAGCGCTATTTCCAGGCAGACTTTTACACCTACCAGCGCCAGAAACAAAAAATCCTGGTAGATGAAAATGGTGAGCCCGAAGGCGGCAGATGGAGCTTCGACACGGAAAACCGGTTGAAGTACCCCCGCAAGAAGTCACCCCCTGATATTCATTTCCCCGCCGAAACCGTGTTTATCAAAGAGGCTGAAGAATATGTGGAGAAGCATTTTTCGGACCATTATGGCAACCTGTCGGCCGAAGTGCGGTTTCCGATCAGTTTCAGTCAGAGCAAAAAATGGCTGAGTAACTTCCTGGAAAGCAGGCTCAGCGAATTTGGGGCTTATGAAGATGCCATGGTTACTTCCCAGCATTTTCTGCACCACAGCGTGCTCACGCCCATGCTCAACACCGGCCTGATCACGCCCCGGCTTGTGGTATCCGAAATCCTGGAATTTTCCAGAAAGCATAACATTCCCCTGAACTCAACCGAAGGATTTATCCGGCAGATCATTGGCTGGCGTGAGTTTATGCATGGTGTGTATGAGTTCAAAGGCCGCCGGGAACGTACCACCAATTACTGGAAATTTACCCGCAAACTCCCTGAATCCTTCTGGACGGGCGAGACGGGCATTGAACCGGTAGATGTGGTAATCAAAAAAGTGCTTGAAACAGGCTACTGCCACCATATTGAGCGGCTGATGGTGATGGGAAACTTTATGCTGCTCTGCGAGATAGATCCCGACGACGTGTACCGCTGGTTTATGGAACTCTTCATTGATGCCTACGACTGGGTGATGGTGCCCAATGTGTATGGAATGAGCCAGTTTGCCGACGGGGGCCTGATGGCAACCAAACCATACATCAGCAGCAGCAATTACCTGCTCAAAATGGGCGACTTTTCAAGAGGAGAATGGACGCACGTGTGGGACGGGCTCTTCTGGCGGTTTATGGACAAGCACCGCAAGTTTTTTATGAAAAATCCACGGCTGGGCATGCTGATCGGCACCTTCGACAACATGCCGGACGAAAAGCAGCAGGAACACCTGGCACGGGCCGAAGACTTCCTGAAGCAACTGGATCAAGCGGCAAAATAA
- a CDS encoding MBL fold metallo-hydrolase, whose amino-acid sequence MRQFRLRSRLILLCLFFTSSAGAYAQKGFRVVPLGVKGGVDDGNLSAYMVAPARSSEYICLDAGTVSGGIQKAVQQGVFKIPAQAVLKQYLKAYFISHPHLDHVSGMIVTSVEDTAKSVYGFPACINTLRDHYFNWQSWPNLTSAGALPALNKFRYETLTEAQEIAVPGTGMQVTPFRLSHTEPYESAAFLVRHQDEYLLYFGDTGPDVIEGKGRMKKVWDAAAPLLKAGRLKGVFLEVSYPNAQPDSKLYGHLTPRWFMQELQVLADLAGQELLKGLPVIVTHIKPAGKNEGIIRQELAADNHLKVKLIFPRQGEAVLLR is encoded by the coding sequence ATGAGGCAGTTCCGACTGCGATCCCGGCTGATCCTGCTATGCCTGTTTTTTACGAGCAGCGCCGGCGCCTATGCGCAGAAAGGTTTTAGGGTGGTTCCTTTGGGCGTAAAAGGTGGGGTAGATGACGGAAACCTGTCGGCGTATATGGTGGCACCGGCCCGATCGTCGGAATATATATGTCTGGACGCCGGTACCGTCAGCGGAGGCATTCAAAAAGCCGTGCAGCAAGGTGTTTTCAAGATTCCTGCACAGGCTGTTCTTAAGCAGTATCTCAAAGCCTACTTCATTTCCCACCCGCACCTGGACCATGTATCGGGTATGATCGTGACTTCGGTAGAGGATACTGCCAAGTCGGTTTACGGTTTTCCGGCATGCATTAATACTTTGCGCGATCATTATTTCAACTGGCAGAGCTGGCCCAATCTGACATCTGCAGGGGCATTACCTGCATTGAACAAGTTCCGGTACGAAACGCTTACGGAAGCGCAGGAAATCGCAGTACCGGGCACCGGCATGCAGGTCACACCGTTTCGCCTGAGCCATACGGAACCCTACGAGAGCGCGGCATTTCTCGTCCGTCATCAGGATGAATACCTCTTATATTTTGGAGATACTGGTCCTGATGTTATCGAAGGTAAAGGCCGGATGAAAAAGGTTTGGGATGCCGCAGCTCCCTTGTTGAAAGCAGGCAGGCTCAAAGGTGTTTTCCTGGAAGTGTCGTACCCCAATGCCCAGCCCGACAGCAAGCTCTACGGGCATCTTACACCCAGGTGGTTTATGCAGGAGTTGCAGGTGCTCGCAGACCTGGCCGGGCAGGAGTTGCTGAAAGGACTTCCTGTCATTGTAACCCATATCAAACCTGCCGGCAAGAATGAGGGTATTATCAGGCAGGAACTTGCAGCTGACAACCACTTGAAAGTAAAGCTGATATTTCCCCGCCAGGGAGAGGCTGTGCTGTTGCGGTAA
- a CDS encoding DUF72 domain-containing protein, with translation MKFGKVDDTSLIDFTLPADALENTRILTAGSKPVKPEIFVGCAKWNKTDLKNFYPKGTKDELTYYSSQFNSIELNATFYNNFPVETIASWYSKTPAHFRFFPKLHQAISHWKRLKDAGAPTDLYLDGIAHLQDKLGMLFLQMPDNFAPKNWDILKEYIQSWPSGFPLALELRHTDWYNGSFDNQELFALLEEKRIAHVITDSAGRRDLLHMRLTSPVAFVRYNGANVDSDYTRLDDWFERLRSWTAQGIEKIYFFVHQNHEEASPLLSAYLIKKFNEHLNADLGIPLTVSAAKAQQLA, from the coding sequence ATGAAATTCGGAAAGGTCGACGATACAAGCCTTATTGACTTTACTCTGCCGGCAGATGCATTGGAAAATACGCGGATTCTGACAGCGGGCAGCAAGCCGGTAAAACCCGAAATCTTTGTCGGTTGTGCCAAATGGAACAAAACCGACCTGAAGAATTTCTATCCGAAAGGAACCAAGGATGAACTTACCTACTATTCAAGCCAGTTCAACAGCATTGAGCTGAATGCTACTTTTTACAACAACTTCCCGGTCGAAACGATAGCCTCGTGGTACAGCAAGACGCCGGCCCATTTCAGATTTTTCCCTAAGCTCCACCAGGCAATCAGCCACTGGAAGCGACTGAAAGATGCCGGGGCTCCTACCGACCTATACCTGGACGGGATCGCACATCTGCAGGACAAGCTGGGTATGCTTTTCCTGCAGATGCCCGATAACTTTGCGCCAAAAAACTGGGACATACTCAAAGAGTATATCCAGAGCTGGCCTTCCGGCTTTCCACTTGCTCTCGAACTCCGCCATACCGACTGGTACAACGGTTCGTTTGACAATCAGGAACTGTTTGCATTACTGGAAGAAAAGCGGATCGCGCATGTCATCACCGATTCGGCGGGCCGGCGTGACCTACTGCATATGCGGCTCACCAGCCCCGTAGCATTTGTGCGCTACAATGGTGCGAATGTGGATTCAGACTATACCCGGCTGGATGACTGGTTTGAACGTTTGAGAAGCTGGACTGCGCAGGGCATTGAGAAAATTTACTTTTTTGTGCATCAGAATCATGAAGAAGCCTCGCCCCTGCTATCGGCTTACCTGATCAAAAAGTTTAACGAACACCTGAATGCCGACCTGGGCATTCCACTCACGGTGTCTGCTGCAAAGGCGCAGCAGCTTGCCTGA
- a CDS encoding phosphoheptose isomerase, whose translation MVQSFSKTAEKDVVFDKIQQFIDEQGFTVVAKDHSRPWGGFFVIEESEAPTFISTFFPHLSLEDFAGYEKLSPKILVVAPNKRLSWQYHHRRAEIWKVIGGNAGIVISDTDEETQLQQLPIGTVIELSKGKRHRLVGVDEWGVVAEIWQHTDPASPSDEDDIVRVQDDFGR comes from the coding sequence ATGGTGCAGTCATTCAGCAAAACAGCCGAAAAAGACGTTGTTTTCGACAAAATACAACAGTTTATAGACGAACAGGGATTTACCGTAGTGGCCAAAGATCACTCCCGCCCGTGGGGTGGTTTTTTTGTCATTGAAGAAAGTGAAGCCCCTACATTCATATCCACGTTTTTTCCGCATTTATCCCTGGAAGACTTTGCAGGCTATGAAAAACTGAGCCCGAAGATCCTTGTAGTGGCACCCAATAAGCGTTTGTCGTGGCAATATCATCACCGCCGGGCCGAAATCTGGAAGGTGATCGGGGGCAATGCCGGCATTGTCATCAGCGATACGGACGAAGAAACGCAACTACAGCAACTTCCGATCGGCACGGTGATCGAACTTTCCAAAGGCAAGCGCCACCGCCTGGTCGGTGTAGATGAATGGGGTGTCGTAGCCGAGATCTGGCAGCATACCGATCCCGCAAGCCCTTCCGACGAAGACGATATTGTTCGGGTTCAGGATGATTTTGGCAGGTAA